In Drosophila ananassae strain 14024-0371.13 chromosome 3R, ASM1763931v2, whole genome shotgun sequence, the DNA window ctgcaagggtataatgagcACTGTGAGTATAGGGCTGAGCACACCTGGTGTTAAACATTACGAGGCAGAGCGTTGCTGAGATAATGTGTtacgaataaaatatttaaaggcaGAAGTTAAAGGTTTTAAAATATATCCTACATTTTTGTAAAAGCAAACAACTTCTTTTAGTTGTTAAGTAAATATGCTTAACCAtttttttgataatatttataatatttatttaagcgGGGTTTAtaagacttaaaaaaaaaatatatataaaaaattacaaatgtgaatattttctttttttgatttctaaaaataaaaatacaaatagcCTAGTCTGAAATAGTTTGATGAATCCAGCCAAGGTAAActcatttattcatttaaataCCCTACGTATAAatgatattaattttttatttaaataggtATATGCACCTTTTTATTGGAACGGAATCATGGATGGCTGAATAATATAATGTATacaatgtatgtatgtatgtatcttGAATAATGCGAATTATAAATAACCAATTTCCATATTTCAGTGCTGTATTTATGCATGTACATATACAAGTAAATATGTATTCAATATAGAGAAAGGGTgatacaaattttaatataaatatattataaattaaaatcattatattataaaaattaaaatctaaaactaaatttaatagaaataattaCAATCATAcatgttttgaaaaaaatatatgtatatatttaattttttgaacgTACcagtttatattcaattccaaaaaaaacttttttttattaaaaaaaatcacaaatataacaaattttcaatttttgtttggcttagcaaatttttttattttttttagaaaaaacgATTTAATTTGTAAGTCACCTAAGCCATTTATGTATGTAAAATAACGCCTCTAGTTGTTGCCATGTGTGCAAAACGTTCAGGAGAAGCTCGACACTCTACTGAAACTAAAGACACAGAGGACATCATGACAAACTAATTTGAAAACAGGCGTTTTCAGTTTCATAATGAATATTGACACTAGAATActcttaatattttattatgtttctgaaaaaaatgtaCCTTAAGGActcttattttaaaattaaaaatattataaattttttcatttagaataatataaaatgaaaaataataataatataatatacatatgtatgataTGTAtgatgtatatatgtataatatattataatatagataaaataaatgtaCAAAACTAAAGTTACCAACTTTTCATTagaacaaatttaaatttcttctctgtagttatatacatatttctAATATTGTCATACGTAGAAACTATAATAGATAATTATAACTGAGAGCATATTAAATGTACTTTATACACCGAACGGCAGCTCCCaatttccaaaattgttttctCCAATTTGCTTAAGAAAGACACAGGTTGGGGGAACTGAAAATAATTAGGTGTCATAATGCGTCGATAAAAGAGATAGGACTCACAGGAAGAGCACTTTTTAACTGAAGACGGCCCGTCCAAATAGGTGACGAACCGCACCTATAATGTTGCGCCTATAATGAACAATTCAATAATAGGCGTCCGAGCTGTTCTTAGGGGTTACATGGGTTTCCTGGGCAAAAAAACGGCagtttttcataatttttctgCAAATAAAAATGATATAATTTAATGAAACTGTCCCTCTAAAAAGAGATGCTTCCATTTTGTCAGCGAAACTCTTTCAAGATCAtcagaaataaaagcaaaaaaaaaacgttttttagtaaaaaaataaattaggtATTGAAGGAGgggaaaaacttaaaattggatttttggcggacgttttaataaaaagatttaaatttcGATGAAAATTTctcgaaattttttttttaatagttaaataattttttttatagttttttaaaaattataaatatttataaaaaatgtattctaAATTATATCATGAAGACCTGGgtaaaatttcattaggatcggctTAGTAGTTTGCGAGAAATAGTTAAAAACCGACTTTAAAAACATACATAGTCTTGAGAAAAAACGCGTTTAAAGGTTAGCGCTCTGCCTATACTTGCTCTCGagcgtccaccttttcatCTTATATAAAGCTTATACAAttcaaaaaagcaaaacaattttattgatttttgaaACCGCGAAACCTATGAAATCAAAATTTATAAACTGGTATAAAATCCTGAACggattttaataataaaacattttatCTATGATATAATATATTAGTTTTGGTATTTGGTACATATGCAAAAATGCTATTTACAAGAACTATCTACTATTTTGTGGTATACGCAATTACATGCccttaaaatttcaatataaGGTACCGttttatcaatttcttcttATATGTGTACCTAGGCCACTGAGGGTGATTGGTTTGGGAGAGTCCAtagaaaaaaacacaaacatcAGAAAAAACTATACCCCGGAGAGAAAACCCAAAATCGATTATGTCGACCAGTGTATTTTACCAAATAATAACTACCAATCCAAAAAATTACTCAGTGTAATAACTGCATGAACTTCCTCAAATCCTGTCCTATCCACAGGACTGTATGACTCTTATACAGCATTTACTAAATGAGCCTGTAAAGGGAACATTGCCATAGAAAGTTACATTTAGTATAAAAATACGAGGTCAAAAAGTATCGCGAATATTGAATTCTCGCGGGCTACAAATGTTCGATTTTATATCTTTTGGTGGCGTTATGTTGGAACTCATGACCCTAACTTATGTTGACAATTTCGCCATTTTGAATGTCAGTCAGTTTTTGACAGCTATTGTTCGTGTACGTGTTTTAGCTTGTTTTCTTAAAGTGCGCTGACGCATTCAGAATGTTGACTGTTGCATACGGCCAGGCGATTTTGGACAAAAGCAACGTTTATCGAGGGTACAAAATGTTCTCAGAGAGCCGAGAAGATGTGAGCGACGAAGAGCGATCCCGACGCCCGAGCACGTCAACAACACACAACACAAGGCGGAGCTGAAGAAGATCacaaaaaatgattttttaatgCTTCGAGGATTggaaaaaaagatatattaaGTGTATAATGTCTGATGGGGATTACTTTGAAAATGACAAAATTGatattcataaataaataattctcGAAAAAACATTCATAAGCCCAAGTAGATCGCATAGTCATTTAATTATACATAAAGTATGTATTTTGTTATGTCGGTTGGTTTAAACTAGCAAAAATATATTCGGTAGTGAACACCATAGTACACAAACACAAGTGAAAATCACATGTAAATAAACTGaacattttaaagaaaaacgaCTTTTTTAGGCAACAGATGCGGGACGACAAAAAATGAATGTGGGACCACAAAGACACCAAAAATAGGTTGTTGATCTACGTAAAATTACTCTCGTACTCGCAAAAAATTAAGAAGCTGAAGGATGTATAAGTTAGTACAAGATAGGCCTTTCAACTTTATTTTCGAAATCAGACTAAAGTCTAAACCTTAGTAGAAGCACTGACCTCGTGCCTCGTGCATGGTTGTCCGGTTATAACCGATGACGATGATGTTCAGTTACGCTGGGAGTGCTGGTTTTCTGGGAAACTTCCCAGTTGCTATTAAATAACGTACGTATATAATAAcgttaaatatattaaaaaacgTCAATAAAATTATCcgcaataaataataaaggaCACTCCATTTAATATAATTGGTACAACCACATTGTATAAACTGCAGCCATCTCTTGAAGATGTATTTTTCATCGCAAAAACATACGAGGCAACAACAAAAGGAATCAATCATTATAGAACGTGAACACAATCAGTAAATATAAATACGGTtgtcacaaaaaaaatataagactGCTTTTATGTGGATGGCAAAAGTACAAAAAGAGCGCTTCAATTTTGCGATGCAAATGCCATATATGTAAGAAAAGAAAAGCATAACGGTATTGATACTTTCACAACGTTTAAGTTCGAAATTCagcaaaatttaaatgtaGCACATGACCTTGTCCATGTATAAAAAACGGTTAGTGGGCAGACGTTAGATCCGAATGTCACACTGCTGTAACCAGATTTTGCGGGATATTTATGGTAGTTgctattttaattaaaaattagttttttggTTCAGTTTTTTATAGATATATTTAAGAGTAAGtctaaattatttttacaGAGATACAATcaaattacatttaatttcATCTTGGTATAATTTCAGGGGGAAAATGCGAAAATAGTTTATAAATTTTACAGAAAATCATCATGATCCACAAAAATCGATCaacaaattggtaaccaaaggggtcgaAAGGACATGGTAACATGTCTGGATCAGAAAATAGTATCTTTTCCAGTAAAAATTTCGAATCAACTTGACCAAAAATGATCCTATGAAGCATtaccccagcacaagtacgaaGTACTTGCAATGGTGGTAGGTTTAATAATTTTAGCCGACAAGAGACAAGAGAAACTGCTTTTACACGGATTCAATATCCCTTTGATGAACATGTACTGCGGTCTCCAAACGCATAAACAGTATTcaaggatcggtcgaaccaaagagaCATACAGTGTTTTAGTGGTGAAGGCATCATCAGCGCTTGATAAAAGCTAGTACTCTGGttttattaactgttacagAATTATGTTCATTCAACGACAGCTTGTGGTCGAAAAGAAATCCAATATCGTTTATTAAAGAAACCCGATCTATAACGTAATTCgcaagtgagtacgagatgacatgaggcatgctattattaaacgtcataaccttgtACTTTGAGCAGTTAAGTGAGAAGAGAGTGTTTTAGATAACCCTTCCGATAGACGATCGAAGAGAATTCAAGCAGATTGGTTGTAGTTGAACGATGTAAGACAAAACCGTGCTGTGTGGAGGATATTTTTCTTTTGCAATCATGTTGCAGTTGCGATGTTaccagtttctccagcagcttgggaatcgCCGAAAGTTAAGCAATTCCGCAGTAGTTTTCTATAAGTATTTTATAACCTTTCTTATGAAAGCTTCATTCCATCTATTGGGAAGGTTATGCCTTGGGAAGGTTCAAAGATAAGTTGAATAGGGTAGTAAGAGGatagcataggatatcggagcCGTACctgagaatacagctcgggacatTATGGGGACcagcaaaaaattatatatccAAGGTTAAAAGAGCATTACAAACATCAAAATGATGCAATTTTGACAAGTAAATATTGATTATGTTCGGAATTTTCTAAGGGtatgtaaaatttaaatcatgtGATCGAACGAATAggttgattgaaaaaatgaagcaaagagaTTAGCAATACCTTATTCTGAAAAAGACTGTATTaatattgacaaacgaatagaagCTCGGATCAATTCGAAAGTTTGCCTTGTAATTTGcgatgtaacgcttataaagttgTTAAAAAGAGAGAAGATATGTTGTTAaaactggttgcgaatgtaaagaaatTTTTGTCTGATaaaacaaagatccagacttaagaaacattttttaagcTCTTGATTTTCTCTTCTTAAGACGAGGaaggtgtttattaaaccaaGGCGTTTTAGTTGATGATGACAATCAGACTTCGTGAATTACATCATAAAATGAATTAGTAGCTACTTCGatagagttaaaagatgaaaaatattcccagtcaattcCAGACTgaaatgattgcgaagagcattTTTAATCCGTTTTTTGGAAACATTAAGTACGAGGCTGAGCCTTATAGATAGCATgaatattagggacatcaattaacacAGAAACCAATAGTGTGGGATGGTTTAAGtcctcaggaagcgatagCATATTAGAGAAAATCAGGTATTAAGTTCGGTATTAAGTTCGGTTAattgtgttaaggatggggttaatttggaaaagagcAATTAATTCTTCAACAAAGTCGTTGTAACAACTGGCATGCAgggaattgtcatcttcacacgggatccaggagagGTGGGGAAGGTTAAAATTACCCATAATTAGGAGAGTCATTGACTAAtaatcagagtcattgactaataataaaacattaagTTTGTTCAAGCCTCAAGGTGGTGaaaatatacagtatcctTAACCGATGTAAGTATATAGGAACAGGTCAGAAAAATATGAGACTGACCAGCAGAAATTACAGCAAtgaaaaagtcatggctatctacaactgtttctttgttcaaaacgtatctattgcagatttagcttgtttagtaaagctttacagaagttgtagatagccatgactttttgaaaatatgagattaaaaactccaatttaattgaagaaaatattgtttaaccacctataataaattcaataaaattatttcgagtttttccttaaatccaaaattaaaacatggtatgatctagtGATTTCaatcagaaaataaaaatcttccatagaaaaatgattggagaaaaatcatagaagaccaaaaattaatgtagaaaatctgaggtttcaactttggatgagtattccaaagatgtggtaactgctagataccattttttaatttaagttggtatacatacatttcaaaatgatatgtactagaaacaatgatggtcatcgccattacacggactacataattcaatatatggtaaaattcaatcaatttcttctcctaggtgtaccgcggaaactgtgggtgatagaacctatgtttgttctggactttggttcagtggagcttaaaggttatggagcaggtgaaattatgcgtggagattttttgctgttggcctgtgttattaacAGCAATGAGGCCACCGCCTGCGAAAGATGCCCTatcgaatttatatattcgacgtgattgcccgagcccagaaataacacagggtgcttcgtttaataaatatcccctttattgcgATCAAtttacaaaagggtgaatctcaccggctgcttggctcagacGACCGACCgttcgtcctcccgtcgatccccgatccccgctccgggttggtgccaatacacacgccctcccaaagcttgcggcCAGCAGGGTGCCTAGccccgaaacggctcacggttccctccgtttggactcaccttggctcactgggaatgccctttcgccgtgtccggcacctaatccgtgttagcagaccgataggctcaccttccaggcatacgccgggcaggatgcgcttctcggcGCCAGggggccggatcagggcacgaagggcctacctactacgcaggacacgcccccggctgcgttcgccactcccctccaaacacctgcgtgcattcgccccagcgcctggatcaggattctcttgactttcccggggtgtccctgcttgggaccctgcttggtttcactgttgggcttgagttcccgagctggctacccctcgctttacaggatcacacctggtcttaacggtcaggaatcgataaggcgtacgccaggccggtgcgtcgctatcgctatgtccgatacctgttgtgtccgggaataacccaacccgactcgttttaaccttgggcttcagtttcgccgcggatccttgttccttttcccacttgctccttgatttctaCTCCTTGGCTGACTCGCTCCtcatatagtgccagaggcgcccgttaatccttgcaaatctcgcttcctgccgttaatcctccgctcctctGCTCTcaccgttaactttctccgattcccgccgcatttctatcggcaggctttctttatttgcctCCCCtgtttgccccgcttgggcctctgatccgtattgttattgtgctggtcatcggacttcgtccagatatCCCCGCGCCCCCTTGGTcactccaaatgcatttctgtgttttctgcatttttctaaacacagctgcgcagtcgcaggccgcttcgttccccgccgtccccgctcttTCCCATAACATttgagcgcggccgcggacgCCCGCATGGGActgttacgttccacggtgattcctctttctccttcttttGTGCGCGCcaccgtgctggttcctctgtCCCCAGTGCTGCCCCCGCACGCCGTCTGcactcgacgcatttcttctCTTCCGTACTTTCTAAACACCGacgcgctggcccatccgacgccgccgtgctagcttgcctgtTTTCCTATTTGttcttattaaatattttccatgtttaatattttattttatatatatttttttccttgtgtttttttctatatttttttatatatatatatatattttttttttgtttccctcccctttttttttattcaattgtTTGCAGTTTTGACGGTTTCTCTTTATTTCCGAGTTTTGGTGCTACATTTTTTGGGTGACGCTTATCCCATTAGCGCCTCCGCGCACCCGAAAACATTCCCCCCACCAGCCAGATCACGCTCCATCTGCCCATTTACTGCCGTCTTCGCCtggcctcctcctccactTTCCGCTGCAGCTCTGGTGGCCAGCTTTCTTGCGGCACCGCCACTCCTTTTCCTGCCGAATCCGTCCGTATGAGGATTGGCCAGGGCGGCCTCTTCTCCGGACCCGACGTTTGCCGCTCCAACGCTGGCCTTGTCTTTGGGGCCggccacacccatggacctcGCGTCCATGGCTCCTGATCCTAATTTTCTGCGTGCTCCTAGGGGGTGCGGGGTGGGAGGCTTCaccggctgccacttccggATTGGCCACTCCCGTGGACCCGTCATCCTCCTTATTCTGGCGTCCAGTGACTTCTCCTTGGCCCACCGGATCCGCCGGGTGGTCCTGCTTCGTTGGCATCTCCGGCGCGCCGCTCTCCTGAGCATTGCTCCGCGCCCCAATGCCACCTCCGCCCTCCATCGCTGGACGGCCTCCTTGGCCATCTCCGTGGCCAAATTCAACCTCGCCCTTGCCAGGGCTAGGGTTGCGTCCACCTCCCTCCTTTCGTGGCTTCTCCTTCGTCTCTGGAGCACCGCCGTTAGCGCTTGGCTGggccggtggtcctcctcctccacggTGGCCGAGCCCACCGGAATTTCTTTTactccattttttttcctgGACCATCACCAGGAGGATCCTCTTCGTCGCCCCGGAGCCGCCGGATGTCCCATCCTGGCTAGGACCAGGATCTCCAGGTCGCTCTCGTCGGAGGAGACCACCGGCGTCGTGTTTGGTGAGGGTGTGTGCGAGGGCGTGTGCGATGCGTTCATGTTGCCTTTGAGTATCGACTGGCCGGCCAAGTGTCGCCCGCTGCCTTTTTATAGACCTGCTCTCTGCCGCTTTCCCGAGGTTCTCATATTCACCATCCGTGCTCCCGATTGTGGGTCTCCTCCTTATTCCTTATCTCCGTTTGTTCGTGTAATTTCCGTTCTcttgttccttttttttttttttaataaaatttataattctaTGTTCTCCCCCTTTTTCACGCCTTACGTCTGCGGTGGCCTGATTCCTCTACTtgggcttttagctcactTACGTGTGCCCTTTTCTCTTTCTTCGTGACAACGTTGACTCGAAACCTTCCACTGCTTTGGACAAATTGGTGCTCCTGtgcccacactgtgtcgccgatctttGGGCGCACTCTCTCACACTCTCGCCTTCCTCAGGTTGTactgccgagcttgctcctgcgacGCGCGGCTCCATTTCCCTTTCGCACAGCTTGAACACTTCCTGCAACCCTCGCTGCCTTGTCTGAGGGAATGGCTTATGCTGCTCCCGTCCCCAACGCCCCTTTATCGTATATTCGATACCaaggctctctgccttgggttacgaagcatggcgagtatcccgtggagtctgacACGCTTGAGTTCACTGCCATTGGTCattgcctgcaaactgggcgatcatcgtcttaaccgtactgtttgccctttctgtagggttttcctgcggcgtgtatggtgcggtaaaCTGATGACGTACACCGAGCTCCTtgagaaatttttttaaagctcctactggtgaactggacaccgTTGTCTGTCacatcacctttggcactaCGTATCTCGCAATAATCCTTTCGCGAAtcgccttctgcagcgtctcagTTGTGCCCTTCCGCATTGGGActatttctgtccattttgagaaacgatcgatcatcactaacagcatggtgtttccatgcttggacctcggcaactgTCCCACGAAGgtcgcacataccgtcgcccatagctcctctgggacctgtgtcagcatttttactgcggcctgcatctgactTGGTTTATACCCCATGAATGTCTCGCACTTTCTGACATACTTCCTTATGCCCcgttgcatccctggccagaagtatcTTGGGACTATTTtcgcaattgttttccttccgcctagatgccCCGCTGTCGGTTCGTCGCGGTCTCCTTCAGCACTTGCTGCCTCATATCCATCGGCACGCACAGCTTCCTTGACGCTACTTTctcgcttccggctctatgCGGAACATGTCGGTATACCAAACCTTCCTCTTCTTCGTATTTCGGGCCATTTTTGTTGGTTTCTCGCATTTTCCTTTTAGTGCGCCTATCCAAACGCACTCCTCAACTTTATTACTAacggcgggaaagtgcatctgcAACTGTGTttagcttgcctttcctgaaGCTGATAACATAATCATATTGTAgcaactcgaagacccatctcgcgatccttccaagtgggctctctatattattcatccacttcagcgccatatGATCCatgatcacgtcgaactagtatccctccaggtatggtctcatctgccgaattgcccatattatcGCTAGGCACTCTTCTCGGTTGCCGAGTAATTTTTCTCCGCGCCTATCAGCGTTTCGACTGCGTaggcgaccactcgctcgccctcctcagtgtcctgcgtcagcactgcacccacgccgtagtcgctggcgtctAAAtccgggcatgccagcactggatcctggacgccaggccgatccgtctctatgacaccaggatacctgtcgtgtccgggaataacccaacccgactcgttttacccatgggcttcagttccgccgcggatccttgatccttttaaCACTTGCTCCTTAATTTCTACTCTTTGGCTGACTcacgtaccgccgccggacttactcACAGgggatccttgcgcactcgctttaaatcccgcactttgggcctccgatccgtattgttattgtgctggtcatcggacttcgtccagataccaGGCAATAAAAGACCATGTCAGGCCAATATTCTTTCtgcacatttaatatgtgagaAGTTATTAAAAAGCCAGCAGGACAGGTAAGAGTCACCAGAAATCCCCCAAACCCCGCATTTTTTTAGCAGTCCattagactcattattgacAGAGATTTTTCCACTGTtgtgagagcgagaagagttCAGTTAGAAACTCTGTGGTAGAGAGGCACATTTGGATCAGGCACGTCGAGGAGAAGAAATATGcgtaacaaaagagacatGCGTGGATGCCGTGACGAACAACCGCTTCAGAGTAACAACGATGTAACGGGTTACACGTCCAGACAATAGAACTCAGgaaaggaaaatatatatatatgtaattaCGAACTGTATAGTTCAATGAACTATATAGGTCAAATATACTCCGAAAATTGATACAGTATATTTTAGCTTGTCGCGAAAAGATGATGAGAGCAATCGAAAAAACACGTCCggatacggcaaagtcagaTTAACGACAGCATTATTTTGTGGGTTTGTGACCCCGGAACAATCATGTTGTggcatttttaaaatttcacggaaaatttatttttttgattcaATAACCTTTCACTAAAATTTATAATGGATTTTGGAGGTACTGCCTCTGCAgatactgcatctgctgcctCAAGCAGGGAAAGAATTTGCGAAAACGTGCAGAGGTGACCTGTCAGGATATGGAGGTCCTGCATCAAAAAGTTAAGGCTGCGGTGTGGACCGAAGACTCAAGAATTTTGATGCTAGAGTCAGTCTCCACTGACTTCTCCGCGAGGGTCAGCGCGA includes these proteins:
- the LOC123257461 gene encoding glycine-rich cell wall structural protein 1.0-like, whose translation is MVQEKKWSKRNSGGLGHRGGGGPPAQPSANGGAPETKEKPRKEGGGRNPSPGKGEVEFGHGDGQGGRPAMEGGGGIGARSNAQESGAPEMPTKQDHPADPVGQGEVTGRQNKEDDGSTGVANPEVAAGAMDARSMGVAGPKDKASVGAANVGSGEEAALANPHTDGFGRKRSGGAARKLATRAAAESGGGGQAKTAVNGQMERDLAGGGNVFGCAEALMG